GAACAATAATATCAAGGCCGGGATTGCCGCCAAGGAAGGTGATATCAGACTGGTAAATGATCTGATTCAGATTGACGAACAGATCAAGGTCGAGATCATCATCCAACGTCTGCCCGTTGTCGCCCTCGAGGTCGTCCGCATTATAGAACTGAAAATACTCGGTCAGGTACCAGCCCGGCCCGGGCGAAGCGCCGTCAAGAAAATTCGTGAAACCAAGATTTACCGGCGGCTGGTTCAATGCCAGTGCAGGAATACTAAACAAAATGAGTGTGATTACTAGTAAAGATCCGGCGAGCCTCTTCATGTCGTGCTTCCTCCCCTGTCTCCCTCTTCTCCCATTCGATTCTACACGCACCAGGGCCGAAACTTCCACACATGCTAACAGAAACTTTTTGGGATTGCAAGAAAAATTTCAAGTGCGCCCCGCATAAGTCTCGCGCGAACAAGACCTTCTATGTCCGATTTCGCGCCCCCCCTTCAATTTTTTCTTGCGAAATCAGCCCCGTTTCGTGTATGATTGCCCAAGTATCACACAGGGGAGATTGCGCGAAGGAGAGCGACTGCTATGGAAGAAAACAAATTCTTATTGGCAACCAAGGATATTCCCAAGACGTGGTATAACATCTTGCCGGACCTGCCTCGCCCCATGGATCCTCCATTGAATCCGGCCACAAAGCAGCCCATCGGACCCGAGGCGCTCGCCGCCCTTTTCCCGATGGGACTGATCGAGCAGGAAGTTTCCGGGCAGGCAGAAATCGCAATTCCCGCCGAAATTCTCGACATCTACGCTCTGTGGCGGCCGACCCCTTTGCGCCGCGCGTTCCGACTCGAAAAAATGCTCGACACGCCGGCAAGAATATACTACAAAGACGAAAGCGTCAGCCCCACCGGCAGTCATAAATTGAATACCGCTGTCGCCCAGGTCTACTACAATAAGAAGGAAGGGACCAAACGCATAACCACCGAGACCGGCGCCGGACAGTGGGGGAGTGCGCTTTCTGTCGCGTGTAAGATGTTTGACATCCCGTGCCGCGTCTATATGGTCAAGGTGAGCTATCAACAAAAACCTTACCGCCGTTCGCTCATGCAGGTATACGGAGCGGAGGTAATTCCGAGCCCCAGCAAGCTGACCAAATTCGGCGAGCAGATACTAAAAGACGATCCCGATTGCAGCGGATCGCTCGGCATCGCCATCAGCGAAGCCATCGAGGATTGCGTCACCTCGAAAAACACCAAGTACTCGCTTGGGAGCGTTCTGAATCACGTGCTGCTGCACCAGACCGTCATCGGACAAGAGGCCCGGAAACAGATGCAGATGGCCGGCGCATATCCCGATTACGTCATCGGATGCGTCGGCGGCGGCAGCAACTACGCAGGATTGGCATTGCCCTTCATGCGTGACAAGCTCAAGGACGGCAAGAAAACCACGTTCATCGCCGTCGAGCCCCGAGCATGCCCCACCATCACCAAGGGAAAATATGCCTACGATCACGGCGATACCGCAAAAATGACCCCGCTGCTCAAGCAGCACACGCTCGGCCACATCTTCGTTCCGCCCGCAATCCATGCAGGCGGACTGCGGTATCATGGCATGGCGGGAATCATCAGCTTCCTGTGCAACGAAAAATTGATGAACGCGATCGCTTTCCATCAGAATGAGGTTTTCAAGGACGCTATCGTCTTCGCGCAGGCTGAAGGCGTGATACCGGCCCCGGAGACAACTCACGCCATATCCGCAGCGATGAGCGTCGCCAGGGATTGCAAGAAGACCGGCGAGAAGAAAAACATCCTGTTCAATTTCAGCGGGCACGGCTACTTCGATATGGCCGCATACGATGCCTATCTCGCGGGCAAACTCGACGACTTCGAATACCCGCAGCACGAGATCGAAGAAGCGCTGAAGTGCCTGCCGCAAGTATAATCGGTTGAAGAAGGGGGCATCACTGATAATGATGCCCCTTTTCTCTTGAAAATTTCACCGAAATCTACTACAATCGCATATCCACCTCTCTCTTGAGGAATTCTGCCCGAGCAAGAACTCCACCTGCTGAGTTTTATACACGGAGTCTTTATGGCATTTGATCGGCGTCTCGATGCTCTGTTTCAACCGCGTACCGTAGCCATCATCGGCGCCTCGACCAATCTGGCCAAATGGGGATTCAACTTCATGCTGCACTTGCAGCACGGCGGCTACCGCGGCACGTGCTATCCCATCAACCCGGGCGGCGGAGATATACTCGGCCTGAAATCACACCCCAGCGTCTTGGATGTGCCCGGCGAAATCGATCTCGCTTTCATCCTCATCCCACCTGGACCGGCAGTCGAAGCCGTGCGACAGTGTGGGCGGAAAAAAATACCAACCTGCGTTGTTGTTGCAGCCGGCTTCGGCGAAGTCGGCGGCGATGGGGCGCGCCTGCAAGATGCCCTGCGACAGGCCGCGCTTGAGGCAAACATCGCGCTGGTCGGCCCGAACTGCGCCGGAATCGCTTCGCCCGAACCAATGAGCCTTTACTGCACAATGCAGCCGAATTTCCCGCCCGCCGGCCGCATCGCCATTTTCTCGCAGAGCGGCCAGATCGGAGGCTCGATCGAACGCATCTGTGAGAAACACGATATCGGCATCAGCCGCTTCGTCAGCACCGGCAATGAGGCCGTCTTGAAGGCGCCCGACTATCTCGATTATTTTGCAAATGATCCCCTGACGACGGTCGTGGTTGGATATGTCGAAGGTATCTCCGAGGGCCGCCGGTTCCTCGTCGCCGCCAGAAATCTTACGAAAAAAAAGCCGCTCGTACTGCTGAAAGCCGCACGCTCCTCGGTCGGCGCCGGCGCGGCAAAATCGCATACCGGCGCAATGGCCGGATCCGATGCCGTCTTCGATGGACTGTGCCGGCAAGCGGGCATCATCCGCGTCTCGAGCCTCGATGAAATGTTCGACGTCGCCTCCGCGCTCGCCTCTCAGCCGCTTCCCGCCGGCAACCGCGTCGGCATCGTCGCCAACGGCGGCGGCTGGGGCGTGCTCACCGCCGATGCCTGCGTCGAGGCCGGACTCGATGTCGTCCCGCTGCCCGAAGAGACGCTGCAGGCCCTCGATAAACGATTGCCTCCCTGGTGGAACCGGGGAAATCCCGTGGATATGGTGGGCGGTATCAGCCGCGGCTCTTACTTCAAGGCGCTCGAAGCACTTGCCAAATCGCCTGCCCTCGACGCCGTCATCGGGCTCGGTTTCGGATATGCCGATAGCGTCGCGTCCGTTTTCCGCAACGCATCATGCCTGGGCGACACCGGACAGAAGGTGGCGGATGATATGGTCGCCTCAGACATGCGCGGCCTGAATTTCATCATGGACATTATCGCGCACGAGCGCAAACCGGTCATTCTCGCCTCCGAAAACGCCTACGGCGCCGACCGCGACCAAAATCAGGCCATCCTTGAATTCCGCAAACGCGGCGTCATCGTGTATCCCTCGCCCGCCCGCGCAGCCCGCGTCCTCGCCAAAATGTGTCAGTATCGCCGATATCTCGAATCCTGAAAAATGCCGGCAATTTGTAAGTTTCCTTTCGCTTCATAAATTCTACCCTGAAGCTGTTCCAGGTCGATTTGCTTTTCGTCCCGAATCGTTTTAGAATAACTTATCTTCTTCTGAACCACTAGATGGGGGGGAAATATTCATGAGCACTCAGAGGAGGGGATTCACGCTTGTCGAGTTGCTCGTGGTTATCGCCATTATCGGCATCCTGGCCGCGTTCCTGTTGCCGGCCCTTGCGCGGGCGCGCGAGGCGGCGCGCCGCACATCCTGCGTCAACAATCTCAAACAGCTCGGCATGATATTTAACCTGTACGCCTCGGAACACCGGTCTTCATATCCGCCGATCGAAAATATCAGCGAGCGCTTCATGTTCGATGCCGATGCCCTGTATCCGGAATACCTTTCAGATGCCCTCATCGCCGCCTGCCCTTCCGACCCCTCGTACGATCCGAAAAACAATTTCCGGCTCGCAGTGGATACGACCTTAAGC
This region of Candidatus Abyssobacteria bacterium SURF_5 genomic DNA includes:
- a CDS encoding TrpB-like pyridoxal phosphate-dependent enzyme, producing MEENKFLLATKDIPKTWYNILPDLPRPMDPPLNPATKQPIGPEALAALFPMGLIEQEVSGQAEIAIPAEILDIYALWRPTPLRRAFRLEKMLDTPARIYYKDESVSPTGSHKLNTAVAQVYYNKKEGTKRITTETGAGQWGSALSVACKMFDIPCRVYMVKVSYQQKPYRRSLMQVYGAEVIPSPSKLTKFGEQILKDDPDCSGSLGIAISEAIEDCVTSKNTKYSLGSVLNHVLLHQTVIGQEARKQMQMAGAYPDYVIGCVGGGSNYAGLALPFMRDKLKDGKKTTFIAVEPRACPTITKGKYAYDHGDTAKMTPLLKQHTLGHIFVPPAIHAGGLRYHGMAGIISFLCNEKLMNAIAFHQNEVFKDAIVFAQAEGVIPAPETTHAISAAMSVARDCKKTGEKKNILFNFSGHGYFDMAAYDAYLAGKLDDFEYPQHEIEEALKCLPQV